TGTCGCCCCCTTCCGCCTGAGCCTTGGCGCTAACCTCGATGCTCTTCAAGAATGTCTCCATCGCGGGACTGGCGCATATCGATGCGCCCCACACGCTGACGTCGGACGAGATCAACGCCCGCCTGCAGCCCACGCTTGACCGCCTGGGCATCAAGACGGACGTCCTCAACGACATCGCCGGCGTGCATTCCCGTCGTCTGTGGGACGCCGACACCCAGGCTTCCGACGCCGCCACGATGGCCGCGCGCAAGGCCCTGGCCGATGCCGGCATCACCGCCGACAAGGTCGGCCTGGTGGTGAACACCTCCGTCAGCCGCGACTACCTGGAGCCGTCCACCGCCAGCATCGTCTGCGGCAACCTGGGCGTGGCCGAGCATTGCCAGACCTTCGACGTCGCCAATGCCTGCCTGGCCTTCATCAACGGCATGGACATCGCCGCCCGCATGCTCGAGCGCGACGAGATCGACTACGCGCTGGTCGTCGACGGCGAGACCGCCAACCTGGTCTACGAAAAGACCATCGAGCGCCTCAACGGGCCCGACATCACCGAACAGCAGTTCCGCGACGAACTGGCCGCGCTCACCCTGGGCTGCGGCGCGGTCGCCATGGTCATGGCGCGCAGCGCGCTGGTCCCGGACGCCCCGCGCTACAAGGGCGGCGTGACCCGCTCGGCCACCGAGTGGAACAAGCTCTGCCGCGGCAACCTCGACCGCATGGTCACCGACACCCGCATGCTGCTGATCGAGGGCATGAAGCTGGCCAACAAGACCTTCGCCGCCGCCAAGGTCGCGCTGGGCTGGGCGGTGGACGAGCTGGACCAGTTCGTCATCCATCAGGTCAGCCGCCCGCATACGCAGGCCTTCATCAAGTCCTTCGGCATCGACCCGCAGAAGGTCATGACGATCTTCACCGAGCACGGCAACATTGGCCCGGCGTCGGTGCCGATCGTGCTGAGCAAGCTGAAGGAACTGGGCAAGCTGAAGAAGGGCGACCGCATCGCCCTGCTCGGCATCGGCTCGGGCCTGAACTGCACGATGGCCGAAGTGGTCTGGTGATTCCGGCCGCACTTCGTATCCAGGGGGCCGGTTCGCCGGCCCTTTTCTTTGACGGCGGCGACGCACGATGAACCTTCCCGGCTATCCCTCCCATCCGCAGCGCTTCGAGGTCCGCCCGGGCCTGTCGATGAACTACCTCGACGAAGGCCCGCGCGACGGCGAGGTGGTGGTGATGCTGCACGGCAATCCGTCGTGGAGCTATTACTGGCGCACGCTGGTGGCGGGGCTGTCCGACCCCGCTGCTGACAAGCGTTACCGGTGCATCGTGCCGGACCACATCGGCATGGGCCTCTCCGACAAGCCCGACGACAGCCGCTACGAGTACACGCTGCAGTCGCGCGTGGACGACGTCGCCGCGCTGCTGCGCCACCTCGGCATCACCGGCCCGGTGACGCTGGCCGTGCACGACTGGGGCGGCATGATCGGCTTCGGCTGGGCGCTCTCGCACGCCGCGCAGGTCAAGCGCCTGGTGGTCACCAACACCGCCGCCTTCCCGATGCCCGCCGCGAAGACGATGCCGTGGCAGATCGCCCTGGGCCGTGACTGGACGGTGGGCGAATGGATCATCCGTGGGTTCAATGCGTTCTCGGCCGGTGCCTCGTGGATCGGCGTGGAGCGGCGCATGCCCGCCGACGTGCGCCGCGCCTACGTGTCGCCGTACGACACCTGGGCGAACCGGATCTCCACCATCCGCTTCATGCAGGACATCCCGCTGGGACCGCAGGACAAGGCGTGGCCGCTGCTCGAAGCCTCCGGCAAGGCGCTGCCGTCGTTCGCCGACCGCCCCGCGTTCCTGGGCTGGGGATTGAAGGACTTCGTGTTCGACAGGCACTTCCTCGACGGCTTCCGCGCTGCGCTGCCGAACGCCGAGGTGCACGCCTATGAAGACGCCGGCCACTATGTGCTGGAAGACAAGCACGAGATCCTGGTCCCGCTGATCCGCGACTTCCTGGATCGCCATCCGCTCGCATAGCGCGTAGCCCGGGTAAGGCCAACGGCCGCACCCGGGAATCGTGCGCCACCGCGTGGCGTCCCGGGTGCGCTTCGCTTACCCGGGCTACGCAGGCCTACTCGCCTGAGCGGCGGCTCAGATCTCCGGCAGCGGATTCTTCTCCGCGTCCACCACGCCCGCCCAGTCCGCTTCCACCAGCAGGGGCAGACCATGCGCCAGCCGCGCCTTGTCGCACTGCGCGCTGCGTTCGCCGAACTCCAGCGACGCCGGCACCAGTGCGCATACCGACGGACGCCGGTCGTGGATCGTGCAACGGCTGTAGCGGCCGATGTCGGCATCGAGGGCCACGCAGCGCGGGTCCTTCTGCGAGGTGCCGCGCATCACCCGCTCGTGCACGCGCAGCGGCTCGGTCAATGCGATCGGCACCACGCCGCCCTGGTCGGGATCCGCCTCGCTCCAGTGGAAGCTCACGCGGAAGTGGGCGCAGCAGGCGCCGCAGGTTAGGCAGGGATGCATCGGAGGTCGGCTGGCGGTGGTGCGCGGGCGGGACGCGCATTCTGCCAACGCCGCGGGCTGACGCAAGTACCGCCCAGCGGCGACAATGCCCGCATGACCGATCCGTGCAACATCGCCGCCAGCCTGCCCCGGCTGGCCCGCGAGCAGCCCGACCGCGTGGCCATGCGCTGCCCCGATGGCGCCGGCTGCTACACCCGCGAGCTCACCTACGCGCAACTCGACGCCCGCAGCGACGCCATCGCCGCCGGCCTCGGCGCCTACGGCATCGGTCGCGGCAGCCGCACCGTGGTGATGGTGCGGCCCACGCCGGAGTTCTTCCTGCTGATGTTCGCGCTGTTCAAGGCCGGCGCGGTGCCGGTGCTGGTGGACCCGGGCATCGACCGGCGCGCGCTGAAGCAGTGCCTGGACGAAGCCGAGCCCGAGGCCTTCATCGGCATTCCGCTGGCGCAGGTCGCGCGCCGGGTGCTGGGCTGGGCGCGGTCGGCGAAGAAGATCGTTACCGTCGGCACGCGCTGGGCCTGGGGCGGCACCACGCTG
This genomic stretch from Pseudoxanthomonas sp. CF385 harbors:
- a CDS encoding 3-oxoacyl-ACP synthase III, coding for MLFKNVSIAGLAHIDAPHTLTSDEINARLQPTLDRLGIKTDVLNDIAGVHSRRLWDADTQASDAATMAARKALADAGITADKVGLVVNTSVSRDYLEPSTASIVCGNLGVAEHCQTFDVANACLAFINGMDIAARMLERDEIDYALVVDGETANLVYEKTIERLNGPDITEQQFRDELAALTLGCGAVAMVMARSALVPDAPRYKGGVTRSATEWNKLCRGNLDRMVTDTRMLLIEGMKLANKTFAAAKVALGWAVDELDQFVIHQVSRPHTQAFIKSFGIDPQKVMTIFTEHGNIGPASVPIVLSKLKELGKLKKGDRIALLGIGSGLNCTMAEVVW
- a CDS encoding alpha/beta fold hydrolase, with translation MNLPGYPSHPQRFEVRPGLSMNYLDEGPRDGEVVVMLHGNPSWSYYWRTLVAGLSDPAADKRYRCIVPDHIGMGLSDKPDDSRYEYTLQSRVDDVAALLRHLGITGPVTLAVHDWGGMIGFGWALSHAAQVKRLVVTNTAAFPMPAAKTMPWQIALGRDWTVGEWIIRGFNAFSAGASWIGVERRMPADVRRAYVSPYDTWANRISTIRFMQDIPLGPQDKAWPLLEASGKALPSFADRPAFLGWGLKDFVFDRHFLDGFRAALPNAEVHAYEDAGHYVLEDKHEILVPLIRDFLDRHPLA
- a CDS encoding YkgJ family cysteine cluster protein gives rise to the protein MHPCLTCGACCAHFRVSFHWSEADPDQGGVVPIALTEPLRVHERVMRGTSQKDPRCVALDADIGRYSRCTIHDRRPSVCALVPASLEFGERSAQCDKARLAHGLPLLVEADWAGVVDAEKNPLPEI